A genomic window from Colletotrichum destructivum chromosome 7, complete sequence includes:
- a CDS encoding Putative pectate lyase, pectin lyase/virulence factor, with amino-acid sequence MRFPVVAFLVTLTVAAPVNIIGARNQLALRQASEHCTIGYCTQNGGTTGGAGGASVTVSTVDQLVAAAQKEGPLTIVVSGALSGNVKVRVSSHKTIIGEKGSSLTNIGLFVREAKNVILRNLKISGVKAANGDAIGIDRSTNVWVDHCDLSGDLSGGKDDLDGLLDFSHASDWVTVSNVYLHDHWKGSLAGSADTNTEDKGKLHITYANNYWYNINSRTPFVRFGTVHIINSYYYKLLLSGVNPRMGAQALVQSTAFANSPARAIFSEGSTEPGFAVVEDVDLGGSQNTALKGNLTSDSLPYKIAPIGSSKVASTIPFTAGQKLF; translated from the exons ATGAGGTTCCCGGTGGTTGCGTTCCTAGTTACCCTCACGGTGGCGGCACCCGTCAATATCATCGGTGCTCGTAACCAGCTTGCTCTCCGGCAAGCCTCCGAGCACTGTACTATCGGCTACTGTACTCAGAACGGTGGCACCACCGGAGGTGCTGGCGGCGCAAGTGTCACCGTCAGTACTGTCGACCAACTTGTTGCTGCCGCTCAGAAAGAGGGCCCTCTTACCATTGTCGTATCTGGCGCCCTCTCTGGAAACGTCAAGGTCCGCGTTTCTTCCCATAAGACGATCATTGGGGAGAAGGGTAGCT CTCTCACCAACATTGGCCTCTTTGTGCGCGAGGCTAAGAATGTTATCCTGCGCAACCTGAAAATCAGCGGCGTCAAGGCTGCCAACGGGGACGCAATCGGTATAGACCGATCTACCAACGTCTGGGTCGATCACTGTGATCTTTCGGGCGACCTGAGCGGAGGCAAGGATGACCTTGACGGTCTCCTCGACTTCTCGCACGCTTCGGACTGGGTGACGGTTTCCAACGTTTACCTGCATGACCAC TGGAAAGGATCTCTTGCCGGCTCAGCCGACACCAACACCGAGGACAAGGGCAAGCTACACATCACCTACGCCAACAACTACTGGTACAACATCAACTCCCGTACCCCGTTTGTCCGCTTTGGCACCGTCCATATCATCAACTCGTACTACTACAAGCTTCTTTTAAGCGGCGTGAACCCCCGAATGGGTGCCCAGGCTCTCGTACAGAGTACTGCCTTCGCCAACAGCCCTGCCCGGGCCATCTTTTCCGAAGGATCGACGGAGCCAGGCTTTGCCGTGGTAGAGGATGTTGATCTCGGCGGCTCGCAGAACACTGCTCTGAAGGGAAACCTCACGTCTGACTCCCTACCTTACAAGATCGCTCCCATCGGCTCCAGCAAGGTCGCCAGCACAATTCCTTTTACTGCTGGTCAAAAGTTGTTCTAA
- a CDS encoding Putative extracellular membrane protein, CFEM produces the protein MKNILSVVAAMMLLARGAAAADNCASVAVTAIPSCAQSCFLEGASFVGCDGLDFACQCGKEAALYAAIEPCVATGCPAASIQAVINGASSVCGCAGAGQVAGQTVSGSFISAISGSAIGSSFATASATPSGLAGGFPSASPTQGDGGGGGGWNPPPTTSPFSTSSPVNAAGRQCYSKLGILSIVVTMAVYAVV, from the exons ATGAAGAACATCCTTAGCGTTGTTGCCGCCATGATGCTGCTGGCACgcggtgcggcggcggcggataACTGCGCGAGCGTGGCTGTCACCGCGATCCCGTCCTGCGCCCAGAGCTGTTTCCTCGAGGGCGCATCGTTTGTCGGCTGCGACGGTCTCGACTTCGCCTGCCAGTGCGGAAAAGAGGCTGCTCTCTATGCCGCTATCGAGCCCTGCGTCGCCACCGGATGCCCTGCTGCATCGATCCAGGCTGTCATCAACGGAGCATCATCCG TATGCGGTTGTGCTGGCGCAGGTCAGGTCGCCGGGCAGACTGTCTCTGGATCCTTCATCTCCGCCATCTCGGGCTCTGCAATCGGATCATCGTTTGCTACGGCCTCAGCGACGCCCTCGGGGCTTGCTGGAGGGTTtccctcggcttcgcccacgcaaggtgatggtggtggtggtggcggatGGAATCCTCCGCCCACGACCAGCCCtttctcgacgtcgtcgcctgtcaatgccgccggccgccaaTGTTATTCCAAGCTTGGTATTCTTTCTATCGTCGTTACAATGGCTGTATATGCCGTCGTCTGA
- a CDS encoding Putative cellulose/chitin-binding protein, whose translation MLFTQAILAVLATSVLGHGVVQDPEPRVSGPKQQELCGTAVTDQLESDTAGPIENAIKVADADYKCDLFLCRGYQYEDNEDNVRAVTAGEVIPFHIDLIAGHRPGHANISVIDLANNTVIGEPLITWDDWPTTNPDPLADTDFNVTIPDTLASACDVGGKCAIQWFWYAETNKQTYESCIDFYVEA comes from the exons ATGCTGTTCACACAAGCTATTCTTGCGGTTCTTGCAACCAGCGTCTTGGGACATGGCGTCGTACAAGACCCTGAGCCCAGAGTG TCAGGCCCGAAGCAACAGGAACTCTGTGGAACCGCAGTGACTGACCAACTTGAGAGCG ACACTGCCGGCCCTATTGAAAATGCGATCAaggtcgccgacgcggaTTACAAGTGCGACCTCTTCCTCTGCCGCGGTTACCAGTACGAGGACAACGAAGACAACGTCCGCGCTGTTACAGCCGGCGAGGTCATCCCCTTCCACATCGACCTGATCGCCGGTCACAGACCAGGGCACGCC AACATTTCGGTGATTGACCTCGCGAACAAcaccgtcatcggcgagcCCCTCATCACCTGGGATGACTGGCCGACGACCAACCCCGACCCTCTGGCCGACA CCGACTTCAATGTCACAATCCCCGacaccttggcctcggcctgcgaTGTTGGCGGCAAGTGTGCCATCCAGTGGTTCTGGTACGCCGAAACCAACAAACAGACGTACGAGAGCTGTATCGACTTTTACGTTGAGGCATGA